AGACCACGCGCGCTGGGCTGGCCAGGGCGGCGCGCAGGACCAGCGCCGCGACGGCAATGACCGCCGGCACCAGCCATTCGCCGGCGAGTTTTCGCCAGTCACCCTTGCTCCACATGCTTCACCTCATCGGATGTGCCCTGTCGGATGGTCTCCAGCTCATGGCGCAGGAGGGCGATCTCCTGGGCCAGCACCTTGATCTGGTCGCTGAAGCGCGAGATGCGCAGGGAAAACTGGAACAGGATGCCCAACAA
The window above is part of the Anaerolineae bacterium genome. Proteins encoded here:
- a CDS encoding DUF2304 domain-containing protein — encoded protein: LLGILFQFSLRISRFSDQIKVLAQEIALLRHELETIRQGTSDEVKHVEQG